One window of Atribacter laminatus genomic DNA carries:
- the ribF gene encoding riboflavin biosynthesis protein RibF: MLSKSYPKDYLESVVALGFFDGIHLGHQAVLNRAATIAAEKEKPLRIITFYPHPRNSIGHNHTIKYITTYAEKYQCFQSFYPGCEVYFLRFNRQLRHTSSESFLDRINQWFRPIAVITGENFRFGYRTQGDQIFLQNFFKKRGVETAIIPSISLDGDVLSSTMVRQLIEKGDIKKVNKVLGYPFSIRGRIVKGKQIGSQIGFPTANLLPVSSKIMPPHGVYFGFMNWKKGEYPALIYIGTKPTVSQNQRRVVEVHISHQICQSLYQERITVQLQHFWRLEKHFLTIEALKEQITIDQAAFNAYLQHTQGMIN, encoded by the coding sequence ATGTTATCTAAAAGTTATCCGAAAGATTACCTTGAATCTGTCGTTGCACTTGGCTTTTTTGATGGTATTCATTTAGGTCATCAAGCCGTTTTAAACCGGGCTGCTACCATTGCCGCAGAAAAAGAGAAACCATTACGAATTATAACTTTTTATCCCCATCCACGAAATTCCATTGGACATAACCATACTATAAAATATATAACCACCTACGCCGAGAAATACCAATGTTTTCAAAGTTTCTACCCAGGGTGTGAAGTTTATTTTCTCCGGTTTAACCGACAGCTTCGTCATACATCTTCTGAAAGTTTTCTCGATCGAATCAATCAGTGGTTTAGACCAATAGCTGTGATAACCGGCGAAAATTTTCGATTTGGATATAGAACCCAAGGAGATCAAATATTTCTCCAAAATTTTTTTAAAAAAAGGGGGGTTGAAACTGCCATTATTCCATCGATATCTCTTGACGGAGATGTGCTATCCAGCACCATGGTCCGCCAACTTATTGAAAAGGGCGATATTAAAAAAGTAAATAAGGTTTTAGGATATCCTTTTTCCATTCGGGGTCGAATTGTAAAAGGAAAACAAATTGGAAGTCAAATTGGTTTTCCGACTGCCAATTTGCTTCCGGTTTCTTCGAAAATAATGCCCCCACATGGTGTTTACTTCGGCTTCATGAATTGGAAAAAGGGAGAATATCCGGCTTTGATTTATATTGGAACCAAACCAACCGTCAGTCAAAATCAAAGAAGGGTTGTTGAAGTTCACATTAGCCATCAAATTTGCCAATCCCTTTACCAAGAAAGGATTACGGTACAACTTCAGCATTTTTGGCGTTTAGAAAAGCATTTTTTAACTATTGAGGCTCTTAAAGAACAAATAACCATAGATCAAGCCGCTTTTAACGCGTATTTACAGCATACTCAGGGTATGATAAACTAA
- a CDS encoding DHH family phosphoesterase, whose product MEIQHLFQTLPQKNPIIIASHQNIDGDGLGSMISLYLFLIQKKLNPIMVYDNTIPYFYHFLPNLKDIYPLAHPKLKEISEDTVFFAVDCSNPQRLGQLNDIREKCSLVVNIDHHPDNSSYGTINYIDPHCPSTTILIYQLAKKNKVKLDASLSMSILTGLITDTGGFQYVELNQQLLGILEDLINHGASVATITRYAFKSRRYSALKLLGIALNHFVYDYQFHFGMTYLLRSDFELCGASEEDTEGIVDYGLYVPGSLISVFIREVDNQTFKVSLRSQDETNILPIAHAFGGGGHLKAAGFKIQGDFKTVYQNLKEHIQGYLSSQSGTPHSVSV is encoded by the coding sequence GCCTCTCATCAGAATATCGATGGTGATGGTTTGGGGTCGATGATATCACTGTATTTATTTCTCATTCAAAAAAAATTGAATCCAATAATGGTTTATGATAATACAATTCCTTATTTCTATCATTTTTTACCAAACTTAAAGGACATCTATCCCCTTGCTCACCCGAAGCTGAAAGAAATCTCTGAAGATACCGTCTTTTTTGCTGTTGACTGCTCAAATCCTCAGCGACTGGGCCAACTGAATGATATTCGAGAAAAGTGTTCCTTGGTCGTTAACATTGATCATCATCCTGATAATTCCTCTTATGGAACCATTAACTATATTGATCCTCACTGCCCGTCAACAACTATTCTTATCTACCAATTAGCTAAAAAAAATAAAGTGAAGTTGGATGCATCACTTTCCATGTCAATTCTCACTGGACTAATTACCGATACCGGTGGATTTCAGTATGTAGAATTAAATCAGCAGCTTCTTGGCATTTTAGAAGATCTCATCAATCATGGGGCTTCGGTCGCAACGATTACACGTTATGCCTTTAAAAGTCGGCGATATTCAGCATTGAAATTATTAGGGATAGCCTTGAATCATTTTGTTTACGATTATCAGTTTCACTTTGGAATGACCTATCTTCTCCGAAGTGATTTTGAACTTTGCGGGGCCTCGGAAGAAGATACTGAAGGAATTGTCGATTATGGACTCTATGTTCCTGGGTCTCTCATATCAGTATTTATTCGGGAAGTTGACAATCAAACTTTTAAAGTTAGCCTCCGTTCCCAAGACGAAACCAACATTCTTCCTATTGCCCATGCTTTTGGTGGAGGAGGGCATTTAAAAGCAGCCGGTTTTAAAATTCAAGGAGATTTTAAAACTGTATACCAAAATCTGAAAGAACATATTCAGGGGTACCTTTCCTCACAATCGGGTACGCCCCATTCTGTATCTGTATAA
- a CDS encoding polyribonucleotide nucleotidyltransferase, whose translation MNRTEIEFGENNCIIETGKVAKQAGGAVMVRYGDTEVLVTATASEEPREDIDFTPLLVDYEERFYAAGKIPGGFIKREGRPRSDAILNGRLIDRSIRPLFPEFYRNDIQVVTTVLSVDEKNTPEVLGLLGASLALGISEIPFEGPIGACRIGLLDQDNFIINPSLEQLISSRLDMVIAGSEEGITMIEAGAKEVSEADVTQALKIGYKFILKTIQTQKAIVSQWGKPKKEFEVPAYFAEIEDWIRNNYLIKIADKIAAFDKSERQKTINLLYKQALEEATQTFENLQGFSLLWEKIVKESIQDLLFKSGLRQDGRRPNEIRPIECEVGILPRTHGSALFTRGQTQAMAITTLGATSEGQKVDGLQDEEARRFMLHYNFPPFSTGEVKPMRGPGRREIGHGALAERALEYFIPPESEFPYAIRIVSEILESNGSSSMATVCGGSLSLMDAGVPIRSACAGLSIGLMRNQENNILLKDILGSEDHYGEMDFKVAGSRQGITAIQLDVKNRGLSWDLLSQALEEAKSGRYHILEIMDQAIHAPREILSPYAPKIGIIEINPDRIGSVIGPGGKIIKKIVDETGAIIDIQDDGKIIIFSRNEEGKVKAVEMIKNITQEVEIGKTYLGRVTKTTDFGAFVEIFPGREGLVHISQLARERVRKTEDVVKTGEDILVKVIGIDSFGKVSLSHKDTLSDSPAPSKDTQRSREKPHFHSKRNKE comes from the coding sequence ATAAACAGAACTGAAATTGAGTTTGGTGAAAACAATTGTATTATTGAAACAGGAAAGGTCGCCAAACAGGCTGGTGGAGCGGTTATGGTTCGATACGGAGATACGGAAGTTTTAGTAACCGCAACTGCATCTGAAGAACCACGGGAAGATATTGACTTTACCCCCCTTTTGGTCGATTATGAAGAACGTTTCTATGCTGCTGGAAAAATTCCAGGTGGATTTATAAAAAGGGAAGGAAGGCCAAGAAGCGATGCCATTCTGAATGGACGTTTGATTGATCGATCGATTCGACCACTTTTTCCTGAATTTTATCGAAATGATATTCAAGTTGTTACAACTGTCCTTTCGGTAGATGAAAAAAATACTCCGGAAGTACTTGGTTTGTTAGGTGCTTCCTTGGCTTTGGGAATTTCAGAAATACCCTTTGAAGGGCCAATCGGCGCTTGTCGGATCGGCTTGCTGGATCAAGATAATTTTATTATTAATCCCAGCTTGGAGCAACTTATTTCCAGCCGTTTGGATATGGTGATTGCTGGTTCGGAAGAAGGAATTACCATGATCGAAGCTGGAGCGAAAGAGGTTTCGGAAGCAGACGTCACTCAAGCTTTGAAAATAGGTTACAAATTTATTCTCAAAACCATTCAAACCCAGAAAGCAATCGTATCTCAATGGGGAAAACCGAAAAAAGAATTCGAAGTTCCCGCCTATTTTGCCGAAATCGAAGATTGGATCCGAAACAATTATCTAATAAAAATTGCCGATAAAATTGCCGCTTTTGATAAATCTGAACGTCAAAAAACTATCAATCTACTTTATAAACAAGCACTTGAAGAAGCCACTCAAACTTTTGAGAATCTCCAAGGGTTTTCATTGCTTTGGGAAAAAATTGTAAAAGAGAGCATCCAGGACCTTCTCTTTAAAAGTGGATTAAGACAGGATGGTAGACGTCCAAATGAAATTCGACCGATTGAGTGTGAAGTTGGGATTCTACCCCGAACCCACGGATCGGCTCTTTTTACCCGAGGACAAACCCAAGCTATGGCCATTACTACTTTAGGAGCCACCAGTGAAGGCCAGAAAGTTGATGGCCTACAGGATGAAGAAGCTCGGCGTTTTATGCTCCATTACAACTTTCCACCCTTTAGTACTGGTGAAGTGAAACCGATGAGAGGTCCAGGACGCCGGGAAATCGGACATGGCGCTTTGGCTGAAAGAGCACTGGAATATTTTATTCCACCTGAATCGGAGTTTCCTTATGCAATACGGATCGTCTCTGAAATTCTCGAATCGAATGGCTCATCGTCGATGGCGACCGTTTGCGGAGGAAGTCTTTCTTTGATGGATGCTGGTGTTCCGATTCGATCAGCTTGTGCTGGTCTGTCGATAGGTTTAATGAGAAACCAAGAAAACAACATTTTATTGAAAGATATTCTTGGTTCTGAAGATCATTATGGTGAGATGGATTTTAAGGTGGCCGGTAGCCGACAAGGAATCACTGCCATTCAACTCGATGTAAAAAACCGGGGGCTGAGCTGGGATCTTTTAAGTCAAGCACTTGAAGAAGCCAAATCTGGACGGTATCATATTCTGGAAATTATGGATCAAGCTATTCATGCACCGCGTGAAATCCTTTCTCCTTATGCCCCGAAAATCGGTATCATCGAAATTAATCCAGACCGAATCGGCTCCGTTATCGGACCGGGCGGGAAAATTATTAAAAAGATTGTCGATGAAACTGGAGCGATTATCGATATTCAAGATGACGGAAAGATTATCATTTTCTCCCGTAACGAAGAGGGGAAAGTTAAAGCAGTTGAAATGATTAAAAACATTACTCAAGAAGTCGAAATTGGAAAAACCTATTTGGGACGAGTGACAAAAACCACTGATTTTGGAGCCTTCGTTGAAATTTTTCCAGGAAGGGAAGGGCTCGTTCACATATCTCAATTAGCTCGGGAACGGGTTCGAAAAACCGAAGACGTGGTTAAAACTGGTGAAGATATCTTAG
- the truB gene encoding tRNA pseudouridine(55) synthase TruB — MIGGIILVYKPVGVVSHRVVETIRKVLGVKVGHAGTLDPFARGLLLVCWGKATRFTPFFQELPKSYRAWMRFGISTDSFDVLGQIKNFSLQPLATDIIEKTIIPFQGTRQQIIPSFSATKYQGHRLYKYARQGKSIPELKKEITIYQLQITNLQPGSFPEAEMLISCSSGTYIRSIAHEIGEELGIGGYVYSLRRENIGNFSWSDSLVVSDVSLQPDMLIQKSIPVDQALYWIPSISVPKEEGLRLLQGSSINWPDSLSLETNPWVKIYSQNLFLGMARINQEKRLLHPEIIVEERSRYVI, encoded by the coding sequence ATGATTGGTGGAATAATCCTTGTATATAAACCGGTGGGAGTCGTTTCCCACCGGGTGGTAGAAACCATCCGTAAGGTACTTGGAGTAAAAGTCGGCCATGCCGGAACACTAGACCCTTTTGCCCGAGGACTTCTTCTAGTTTGTTGGGGGAAAGCAACTCGTTTTACTCCTTTTTTCCAAGAACTCCCAAAATCCTATCGGGCTTGGATGCGTTTTGGTATCTCTACCGATTCCTTTGATGTCCTCGGACAGATTAAAAATTTCTCCCTTCAACCGCTTGCCACTGATATTATTGAAAAAACGATTATTCCTTTTCAAGGAACGAGACAGCAAATCATTCCTTCTTTTTCGGCAACCAAATATCAAGGTCATCGGTTATATAAGTATGCTCGCCAGGGTAAATCAATTCCCGAATTAAAAAAGGAGATTACTATTTACCAGCTTCAAATCACCAATCTGCAACCTGGTTCATTTCCTGAAGCAGAAATGCTAATATCTTGTTCGTCAGGTACCTATATTCGAAGCATTGCCCATGAAATTGGAGAGGAGCTGGGTATAGGTGGATATGTGTATAGTTTACGTCGGGAAAACATTGGTAATTTCTCCTGGTCTGATAGTTTGGTGGTTTCTGATGTCTCTCTTCAACCGGATATGCTGATCCAAAAGTCGATTCCTGTAGATCAAGCTTTATACTGGATACCATCGATCTCTGTTCCAAAAGAGGAAGGATTAAGACTCCTTCAGGGGAGTTCAATCAATTGGCCTGATTCTCTATCATTGGAAACGAATCCATGGGTAAAAATATATTCACAAAATCTTTTTTTAGGTATGGCTCGTATCAATCAAGAAAAACGGCTTCTTCATCCCGAAATTATCGTCGAAGAAAGGAGTCGATATGTTATCTAA
- the rpsO gene encoding 30S ribosomal protein S15 — MALTKEKKNELIEQFKNHDGDTGSPEVQIALLTERIRELTEHLKIHTKDFHSRRGLFMMVGQRRRLLNYLKKYHVDRYYSILEKLSLRK, encoded by the coding sequence TTGGCCCTTACAAAAGAAAAGAAAAATGAGCTCATAGAACAATTTAAAAATCACGATGGAGACACTGGTTCTCCGGAAGTTCAAATTGCTTTGCTGACTGAAAGAATTCGTGAACTTACCGAGCACTTAAAAATCCATACCAAAGACTTTCATTCTCGTCGAGGTCTTTTTATGATGGTCGGTCAACGTCGAAGACTGTTGAATTATCTAAAAAAGTACCATGTTGACCGTTATTATTCGATTTTAGAAAAACTATCGTTACGAAAGTAA